In a single window of the Natronoarchaeum mannanilyticum genome:
- a CDS encoding right-handed parallel beta-helix repeat-containing protein — MADESKRSQRKEAVNRRSYLKATAGAAGIAAFGLNAAAAADDYEEIVVDAGDTYSVSLGDGDTLENVLIDISASGAGYSINADGDGWAIRNVGVRGTFDSHSNDSQITLNTPSSDSTGVVENVYLPGASSPGHSYDGAKGIYVFRDHAGDILIRNVNIKRMQDNGIYASSPGHDADNALGGTVRVEDSYFEDNATVGIRLGTSGSYAENCVMVGGIHRGFWAYYEETELRNCDLLDNGTDIVVGGGSYDKQAEASVIATDSRWESEDLEYDSNDIQGESQGTPEDRVPEGVPTSAEAAASGSASSGNTGGSTDSDSSDDTGDESALPQGDFALTVSTDGDLAEYIVELDAEDVTAGEGADTHDHDYEDRAFERNGNWYVHGYTAGGTETFQVTGGEILRLGAAQGSPLFTADGQRLDTGAVDSISSIPDVEDGADTDGDRSDDQNTDSDADSGSDTELANRVVVDGTQSDDVSTYKFTVSGTVESDPEGTTLVNGGSDWDTIEDNVSEDSVVGIVSEGEDAYVYSGEVTNMVIRGNATVTIQNE, encoded by the coding sequence ATGGCTGACGAATCTAAAAGATCGCAAAGGAAGGAAGCGGTTAACCGGCGCTCGTACCTGAAGGCGACTGCGGGAGCGGCGGGGATCGCCGCGTTCGGGCTGAACGCGGCCGCGGCGGCCGACGACTACGAGGAAATCGTCGTCGACGCGGGCGACACGTACAGCGTCTCCCTCGGCGACGGGGACACGCTCGAAAACGTCCTGATCGACATCTCCGCGTCGGGGGCGGGCTACAGCATCAACGCGGACGGCGACGGGTGGGCGATCCGCAACGTCGGCGTCAGGGGGACGTTCGACAGCCACTCGAACGACTCGCAGATCACGCTCAACACGCCCTCCTCGGACAGTACCGGCGTCGTCGAGAACGTCTATCTCCCGGGCGCATCTAGCCCCGGCCACAGCTACGACGGCGCCAAAGGGATCTACGTCTTCCGCGATCACGCTGGGGACATCCTGATCCGCAACGTGAACATCAAGCGGATGCAGGACAACGGCATCTACGCTTCCTCGCCCGGACACGACGCCGACAACGCCCTCGGCGGTACCGTTCGCGTCGAGGACTCGTACTTCGAGGACAACGCGACGGTCGGGATCCGCCTCGGAACCAGCGGGTCGTACGCCGAGAACTGCGTGATGGTCGGCGGTATCCACCGCGGCTTCTGGGCGTACTACGAAGAGACTGAGCTGCGCAACTGTGATCTGCTGGACAACGGCACCGACATCGTCGTCGGGGGCGGCTCCTACGATAAGCAGGCCGAGGCCAGCGTCATCGCCACGGACTCCCGCTGGGAGAGCGAGGATCTGGAGTACGATTCCAACGACATCCAGGGCGAGTCGCAGGGGACCCCGGAGGACCGAGTGCCCGAGGGGGTTCCCACGTCGGCCGAAGCGGCTGCGTCCGGAAGTGCCAGCTCCGGTAATACAGGCGGTTCCACGGACTCGGATAGTTCCGACGATACCGGCGACGAATCAGCGCTACCGCAGGGCGACTTCGCTCTGACGGTGTCGACGGACGGCGACCTCGCCGAATACATCGTCGAACTCGACGCCGAGGACGTGACGGCCGGCGAGGGAGCGGACACGCACGACCACGACTACGAGGATCGCGCGTTCGAGCGCAACGGCAACTGGTACGTCCACGGGTACACGGCCGGCGGCACCGAAACCTTCCAGGTCACGGGCGGAGAGATACTCCGCCTCGGCGCCGCACAGGGCTCGCCGCTGTTCACAGCCGATGGGCAACGTCTCGATACGGGGGCGGTCGACTCGATCTCGTCGATTCCGGACGTTGAGGACGGCGCCGATACCGACGGCGACCGGAGCGACGACCAGAACACCGACAGCGACGCCGACTCCGGGAGCGATACTGAACTCGCGAACAGGGTCGTCGTCGACGGGACGCAATCGGACGACGTAAGCACGTACAAGTTCACCGTCTCCGGAACGGTCGAATCGGACCCGGAGGGGACGACGCTCGTCAACGGCGGGTCGGACTGGGACACGATCGAAGATAACGTCTCGGAGGACTCCGTCGTCGGCATCGTCAGCGAAGGCGAAGACGCGTACGTCTACTCGGGCGAGGTCACGAACATGGTGATTCGTGGCAATGCGACCGTGACGATCCAGAACGAGTAG
- a CDS encoding oligosaccharide flippase family protein — MSIVDRISRGLKATLGANLVNVVANGLLIVVLARSLLTPEEYGLLFLSLSVLGVVTIFGTLGLPSSVARYVTEYAENEPAQVPHVVTSSLGILLALSLVTGTAVSLGGPWIAELLDEPGLAALLALGLGYVLFQALRTYLVKVFQGLNRVDYSALVNTLSAVCRVIFAVGFVLLGFGVVGALAGYVIGLFLAVAVGFGILYYRIYRTFDRAAQREDGLLRRIVEYSVPLTATRGAGVLDKRVDTILIGVLVNPAAVAFYTIGKQVSSVCTVPARALGFTVSPMYGEQQASDQDRRAARLYEQSLEHVLLLYVPAVVGLVLVAEPMVRHVFGAGYLGAVPVLQVLSLYILMSAINRITSDGLDFLGRARDRAIVKSATAISNFLLNLLLIPAFGVVGAAAATVVTYSVYTSVNIYIISRELPLRFGQAVRTTIGVGAVSLLMGAGVYLLLPFVSGPVRLFGVVAFGVLVWSAGVSLGGLIDVRRAMKLFT; from the coding sequence ATGTCGATCGTCGATCGGATCTCACGGGGGCTGAAAGCGACGCTCGGCGCGAATCTCGTCAACGTCGTCGCCAACGGTCTTCTGATCGTCGTGCTCGCGCGATCGCTGCTCACGCCCGAGGAGTACGGACTACTGTTCCTGTCGCTCTCGGTGCTCGGCGTCGTGACGATCTTCGGAACGCTCGGTCTCCCGTCGTCGGTCGCGCGCTACGTGACCGAGTACGCCGAAAACGAGCCCGCACAGGTTCCCCACGTCGTCACGTCGTCGCTCGGGATCCTGCTCGCGCTCTCGCTGGTGACCGGAACGGCCGTCTCGCTGGGCGGCCCCTGGATCGCCGAGCTGCTCGACGAGCCCGGTCTCGCCGCGCTGTTGGCGCTGGGACTCGGATACGTGCTGTTCCAGGCGCTGCGAACGTATCTCGTCAAGGTGTTTCAAGGGCTCAATCGGGTCGACTACAGCGCCCTGGTCAACACGCTCTCAGCCGTCTGTCGCGTGATCTTCGCCGTCGGGTTCGTCCTACTCGGTTTCGGCGTCGTCGGCGCGCTTGCGGGATACGTCATCGGGCTGTTCCTCGCCGTCGCCGTCGGATTCGGAATTCTGTACTACAGGATCTATCGGACGTTCGATCGCGCCGCCCAGCGGGAAGACGGACTGCTTCGACGCATCGTCGAGTACAGCGTTCCGCTGACCGCGACGAGAGGGGCGGGCGTGCTCGACAAGCGGGTCGACACGATCCTCATCGGCGTTCTCGTGAACCCCGCCGCGGTCGCGTTCTACACCATCGGAAAGCAGGTATCGAGCGTCTGTACCGTCCCGGCGCGGGCGCTAGGATTCACCGTCTCACCGATGTACGGCGAGCAGCAGGCAAGCGACCAGGACAGACGGGCCGCCCGCCTCTACGAGCAGTCGCTCGAACACGTGTTGCTCCTGTACGTCCCCGCGGTCGTCGGTCTGGTGCTGGTCGCCGAGCCGATGGTTCGTCACGTGTTCGGAGCGGGATATCTCGGCGCCGTTCCCGTGCTGCAGGTTCTCAGTCTTTATATTCTAATGAGCGCGATCAACAGGATCACGAGCGACGGCCTCGACTTTCTGGGACGCGCGCGCGACCGGGCGATCGTCAAGTCGGCGACCGCGATCTCGAACTTCCTGCTGAACCTGCTGTTGATCCCCGCCTTCGGCGTCGTCGGTGCCGCCGCGGCGACGGTGGTGACGTACTCGGTCTACACTTCCGTGAACATCTACATCATCAGCCGGGAGCTCCCGCTCCGGTTCGGGCAGGCCGTCAGAACGACGATCGGCGTCGGCGCGGTGTCGTTGCTGATGGGCGCCGGCGTCTACCTGCTGTTGCCGTTCGTCTCCGGACCCGTGCGGCTATTCGGCGTCGTCGCTTTCGGTGTACTCGTGTGGTCCGCCGGCGTTTCTCTCGGCGGTCTTATAGATGTCCGGCGGGCGATGAAGCTCTTTACTTGA
- a CDS encoding CARDB domain-containing protein — protein MTIRNLSTAAATFVAVIAILSIAAGPVAGGAGQAALQQQDGAAPGNYSVLQDGDCTTISTFGDGSQSVEEFYDYRTPETEPSSYTYSSLGTMDLQRDDTSILFLYEGTEGTSLVLVHDRVYGGTNGSAVTMQFDSLPEEGEWAVEDDSYSDDLSGGPSDEFDHGETSSRITWVYSENSTDGAVFRGGLDDNDVDITIDPAFNDNADFRVYPGEITDWQALSSGGDGTERTSLDFRPIELRSGPCSSFDVSDVTAPSDVEADESFEIGATVENDGNVEDTFTVPIAIDGDVVDETDVTLDAGAETEVTTTVTLNETGTHAIEVGDEAVEVTVTEASNETTGETDTDQDGNDAQLPGFGVAAAIGSLLGAAIVARRRRV, from the coding sequence ATGACGATACGCAACCTGTCCACGGCAGCCGCGACGTTCGTCGCGGTGATCGCGATCCTCTCCATCGCCGCCGGTCCAGTCGCGGGAGGCGCCGGCCAAGCGGCCCTGCAACAGCAGGACGGTGCCGCTCCCGGGAACTACTCGGTCCTCCAGGACGGCGACTGTACGACGATCTCGACCTTTGGCGACGGATCGCAGTCGGTCGAAGAGTTCTACGATTACCGAACGCCCGAGACCGAGCCCTCGAGCTACACGTACAGCTCGCTCGGGACGATGGACCTCCAGCGGGACGACACGAGCATCCTCTTCCTGTACGAGGGAACCGAGGGGACCAGCCTCGTGCTCGTCCACGACCGCGTCTACGGTGGTACGAACGGCAGCGCGGTCACGATGCAGTTCGACAGCCTCCCCGAGGAAGGCGAGTGGGCCGTCGAGGACGACAGCTACAGCGACGACCTCAGCGGCGGCCCGTCCGACGAGTTCGACCACGGAGAGACGTCGAGCCGGATCACGTGGGTGTACAGCGAGAACAGCACCGACGGGGCGGTGTTCCGCGGCGGACTCGACGACAATGACGTCGATATCACGATCGATCCGGCGTTCAACGATAACGCCGACTTCCGCGTGTATCCCGGCGAGATCACCGACTGGCAAGCGCTTTCGAGCGGCGGCGACGGCACCGAGCGCACGTCACTCGACTTCCGGCCGATCGAACTCCGTTCCGGTCCGTGTTCCTCGTTCGACGTGTCGGACGTGACCGCGCCGAGCGACGTCGAGGCCGACGAGAGCTTCGAGATCGGGGCGACCGTCGAGAACGACGGCAACGTCGAGGACACGTTCACCGTCCCGATCGCGATCGACGGCGATGTCGTCGACGAGACGGACGTCACGCTCGACGCCGGCGCCGAGACCGAGGTCACGACGACCGTGACGTTGAACGAGACCGGGACGCACGCGATCGAGGTCGGCGACGAAGCCGTGGAAGTGACGGTCACAGAAGCGAGCAACGAAACGACTGGCGAAACTGACACCGACCAGGATGGGAACGATGCTCAGTTGCCCGGCTTCGGCGTCGCCGCGGCGATCGGTAGCCTTCTGGGCGCGGCGATTGTCGCCCGTCGCCGTCGAGTGTAG
- a CDS encoding glycosyltransferase family 4 protein has product MHVLNLTTKESSPCFQLQVRALESQGVTCTNLSVPGEFDRDSSRSVLDYLRLHPKVLRRSFGEYDLIHVNYGLTAPMALAQPNLPVVLSLWGSDLEGQFGWLSKRCAPRCDATIVMSESMGERLDCEYHVIPHGVELDKFEPLDRSTAIDRVGWDLDAHHVLFPYGPDREVKNYPRAKRIADAATDRLSSPVELQTVGDVAHAEMSDYMNAADCLLLTSRREGSPNVVKEAMACNLPVVSTDVGDVAERLDGVDPSAVRRTDEGLTDATVEILRARERSNGRKHARDISSEQMAERLRSVYRSVVDADERYGTASPTASASDG; this is encoded by the coding sequence ATGCACGTGCTGAATCTGACGACGAAGGAGTCGTCTCCGTGCTTCCAGCTACAGGTACGAGCGCTCGAATCACAGGGCGTCACTTGCACGAATCTCTCGGTCCCCGGCGAGTTTGACCGCGACTCCTCCCGGTCGGTCTTGGATTACCTGCGACTGCACCCGAAGGTACTACGGCGGTCGTTCGGCGAGTACGATCTCATCCACGTCAACTACGGGCTGACCGCGCCGATGGCGCTCGCACAGCCGAACCTGCCCGTCGTGCTCTCTCTGTGGGGCTCGGATCTCGAGGGACAGTTCGGCTGGCTGAGCAAGCGGTGCGCTCCCCGCTGCGACGCTACGATCGTGATGTCGGAGTCGATGGGCGAGCGACTGGACTGTGAGTACCACGTCATCCCTCACGGCGTGGAGCTCGACAAGTTCGAACCGCTCGACCGATCGACCGCCATCGATCGCGTCGGGTGGGACCTCGACGCTCATCACGTGTTGTTCCCCTATGGCCCGGATCGAGAGGTGAAAAACTACCCGCGAGCGAAGCGAATCGCCGACGCCGCGACCGATCGACTCTCCAGCCCCGTCGAGTTGCAGACGGTCGGCGACGTCGCGCACGCGGAGATGTCGGACTACATGAACGCCGCGGACTGCCTGCTGCTGACCTCGCGCCGCGAGGGGTCGCCGAACGTCGTCAAGGAGGCGATGGCCTGCAATCTGCCGGTGGTCTCGACGGACGTGGGTGACGTCGCAGAGCGTCTCGACGGCGTCGATCCCTCCGCTGTCCGCCGGACGGACGAGGGATTGACCGACGCCACAGTGGAGATTCTCCGCGCACGCGAGCGCTCGAACGGGCGCAAACACGCGAGGGATATTAGCAGCGAGCAGATGGCGGAGCGACTTCGATCCGTGTATCGTTCAGTCGTCGACGCCGACGAGCGGTACGGTACTGCGTCGCCGACCGCGAGCGCTTCCGACGGATAG
- a CDS encoding archaea-specific SMC-related protein, with product MSTGSSQQTAAPPQSVTVRARNIGGIDETEVTLHRGITALTGRNATNRTSLLQAIMAALGSDDTSLKADADEGRAILEVGDETYERTLHRRNGTVVTEGEPYLEDSGIADLFAFLLEDNEARRAVARGDDLRDIIMRPVDTDAIREEISRTEQEKRDIDQRLSKLEDLSAKLPDLEQKRTRLTNEIEEQRAELSEAREQVEDAEAGVEETREEKDELDAKLDELQETRSELERVRRRIDTERESIEALEDERDELADELEDAPERPGAEIDRLEAEIDRLQNEKEELTAEISQLQSTIQFNEERLESAGGAVDANGGTGGESGGDVTDQLLPDSDGETVECWTCGSSVARDQIETTIEQLRSTRQERLDERSELSTALRETRSELSDLRDRRDEHERTRKKLDSVEEEIEEREDRVEQYVERRSRLTEEIEALEEEVERLEEDVQDELLDQHKEVNELEFELERLEGQREDVDEEIASIEDRLDEREELEERREAVADELTELRTRIDRIEADAVEAFNEHMEQVLDVLGYENLDRIWIERTEREVREGRRKVEKSSFDLKIVRSTDSGAAYEDDIDHLSESEREVTGLVFALAGYLVHDVHETVPFMLLDSLEAIDSARIADLIEYFRDHVPYLTVALLEEDAAALEAPHERVTEI from the coding sequence TCGGCGGCATCGACGAGACCGAAGTGACGCTGCACCGCGGTATCACGGCGCTGACCGGCCGGAACGCGACCAACAGGACGTCGCTGCTGCAGGCGATCATGGCCGCACTGGGCAGCGACGACACGTCGCTCAAAGCCGACGCCGACGAGGGACGGGCGATCCTCGAGGTCGGCGACGAGACGTACGAGCGGACGCTGCACCGACGCAATGGGACGGTCGTGACGGAGGGCGAGCCCTACCTGGAGGACAGCGGGATCGCCGATCTGTTCGCGTTTCTGCTGGAAGACAACGAGGCCCGCCGCGCGGTGGCGCGGGGCGACGACCTCCGGGACATCATCATGCGCCCGGTCGACACCGACGCCATCCGCGAGGAGATCTCCCGCACCGAGCAGGAAAAGCGAGACATCGATCAGCGCCTCTCGAAACTCGAGGACCTGTCCGCGAAGCTGCCCGACCTCGAACAGAAACGCACGCGGCTGACCAACGAGATCGAGGAACAACGGGCGGAGCTGTCTGAGGCCAGAGAGCAGGTCGAGGACGCCGAGGCGGGCGTCGAGGAAACCCGCGAGGAGAAAGACGAACTCGACGCCAAACTCGACGAGCTCCAGGAGACCCGCTCGGAGCTCGAACGGGTCCGCCGCCGGATCGACACCGAGCGCGAGAGCATCGAGGCGCTGGAGGACGAGCGCGACGAGTTGGCCGACGAACTCGAGGACGCTCCCGAGCGCCCCGGCGCGGAGATCGATCGGCTGGAAGCCGAGATCGACCGGCTCCAGAACGAGAAGGAGGAACTCACCGCCGAGATCAGCCAGCTCCAGAGCACGATCCAGTTCAACGAGGAACGGCTCGAGTCGGCCGGCGGCGCGGTCGACGCGAACGGCGGCACCGGCGGCGAGTCGGGCGGCGACGTGACCGACCAGCTGCTGCCCGACAGCGACGGCGAGACGGTCGAGTGCTGGACCTGCGGCTCCTCGGTCGCCCGCGACCAGATCGAGACGACGATCGAGCAGCTCCGATCGACCCGCCAGGAGCGCCTCGACGAGCGTAGCGAGCTCTCGACCGCGCTGCGGGAGACGCGCTCCGAACTGAGCGATCTGCGCGACCGCCGCGACGAGCACGAGCGCACCCGGAAGAAACTCGACAGCGTCGAGGAGGAGATCGAGGAACGCGAGGATCGCGTCGAGCAGTACGTGGAGCGCCGGTCCCGGCTGACCGAGGAGATCGAGGCGCTGGAAGAGGAGGTCGAGCGACTCGAGGAGGACGTCCAGGACGAACTGCTCGACCAGCACAAGGAAGTCAACGAACTGGAATTCGAGCTCGAGCGTCTGGAAGGGCAGCGCGAGGACGTCGATGAGGAGATCGCGTCGATCGAGGACCGCCTCGACGAGCGCGAGGAACTGGAGGAGCGACGCGAGGCCGTCGCCGACGAGCTGACCGAGCTCCGGACCCGGATCGACCGCATCGAGGCCGACGCGGTCGAGGCGTTCAACGAGCACATGGAGCAAGTGCTCGACGTGCTGGGCTACGAGAATCTCGACCGGATCTGGATCGAGCGCACCGAGCGCGAGGTCCGCGAGGGGCGCCGCAAGGTCGAGAAGTCGTCGTTCGACCTGAAGATCGTCCGCAGCACCGACAGCGGCGCCGCGTACGAGGACGACATCGACCACCTCAGCGAGAGCGAGCGCGAGGTGACCGGGCTGGTGTTCGCGCTGGCGGGCTACCTCGTCCACGACGTCCACGAGACGGTGCCGTTCATGCTGCTGGACTCGCTGGAGGCGATCGACTCCGCCCGGATCGCCGATCTGATCGAGTACTTCCGCGACCACGTGCCGTACCTGACCGTCGCGCTGCTCGAGGAGGACGCCGCCGCGCTGGAGGCGCCCCACGAGCGCGTGACCGAGATATAG
- a CDS encoding carboxylate--amine ligase, whose protein sequence is MGTRSARDSVVIPTGFDPGSYPCVRSLSRRGVRTIVASEHENVMAAASRFCDESVVIPPPDDDLLAYRDALLGLAARPSVRTIVPVRPRDQYLFARYRESFENYVSVVTPPLETLNVAIDRVRLIEAAEQAGVPVPDTRRLGEVDDWSGKQIVKARYNLLADEYLDGYSERDSDVVKELEHLAPGEWPDREELHDEMLHEPIVQEFVESTDEYVFCASYDRGDALATFQHRQVRGDSYTGGGGVYRETVDIPELDAVGRQLLDHLDWHGPACIEYMRGADTGEFVLTEINPRMWQSLACAVHSGADFPYYYWLQATDRADEIEPKYDVGTGSHLLYGEIGHLLSIYQENSPLVDRPSLPGRALEIATSCYAVPQFDTLRLDDPMPFLSGVQRVLSGDR, encoded by the coding sequence ATGGGTACACGTTCGGCACGCGATTCGGTGGTGATTCCGACCGGGTTCGATCCGGGGAGCTATCCCTGCGTCCGATCGCTCTCGCGCCGGGGCGTCCGCACGATCGTCGCCTCCGAGCACGAGAACGTCATGGCCGCGGCGTCGCGGTTCTGCGACGAGTCGGTCGTGATTCCGCCGCCGGATGACGATCTCCTCGCGTACAGGGACGCGCTGCTGGGGCTCGCTGCTCGGCCGTCAGTTCGGACGATCGTCCCGGTACGGCCCCGCGACCAGTATCTCTTCGCGAGGTACCGGGAGTCGTTCGAGAACTACGTCTCGGTCGTGACGCCGCCGCTGGAGACGCTGAACGTCGCGATCGATCGCGTTCGACTGATAGAGGCCGCCGAGCAAGCGGGCGTACCGGTGCCGGACACGCGTCGGCTCGGCGAGGTCGACGACTGGTCGGGGAAACAGATCGTCAAAGCCCGCTACAACCTCCTGGCGGACGAGTACCTCGACGGGTACTCGGAACGAGATTCGGACGTCGTCAAGGAACTCGAACACCTGGCGCCGGGAGAATGGCCCGATCGGGAGGAGCTCCACGACGAGATGCTCCACGAGCCGATCGTCCAGGAGTTCGTGGAGTCGACCGACGAGTACGTGTTCTGTGCCTCCTACGACCGCGGCGACGCACTCGCGACGTTCCAGCACCGACAGGTCCGCGGCGACTCCTACACCGGGGGCGGCGGTGTCTATCGGGAAACCGTCGACATCCCGGAGCTCGACGCGGTCGGGCGGCAGTTGCTCGATCACCTCGACTGGCACGGCCCCGCCTGCATCGAGTACATGCGGGGCGCCGACACCGGCGAGTTCGTGCTCACCGAGATCAACCCTCGAATGTGGCAGTCGCTGGCCTGCGCGGTCCACTCCGGCGCGGACTTCCCGTACTACTACTGGCTGCAGGCGACGGATCGCGCCGACGAGATCGAGCCCAAGTACGACGTCGGGACCGGAAGCCACCTGCTGTACGGCGAGATCGGTCACCTTCTGTCGATCTATCAGGAGAATTCGCCGCTTGTCGATCGACCGTCGCTCCCCGGCAGGGCGCTGGAGATCGCCACCTCCTGTTACGCTGTCCCGCAGTTCGACACGTTACGACTGGACGATCCGATGCCGTTCCTGAGCGGCGTCCAACGCGTTCTGAGCGGCGACAGATGA
- a CDS encoding polysaccharide deacetylase family protein codes for MAATVTISIEIELGWGVHDLQRYDHLSERGREERRYLRKLLDACDAHRIPVSFDVVGHLFLEECAGSHPGPYDDGWFEADPGTDSETDPLFYAPDMIDEIAARRTDHELCTHTFSHVLCGEADEDTQRRDIEYSQHLHESEANGRTTSLVPPRHYEPSSDVLREQGIGIIRVPTDESAATGISRFRELLLGPPHVGEPQIEDGIVETYCASQPTLTAASLPSGQRATHLAFRWLPVRVRRRLHERYLRTAVDAAIDDGSSLHVWCHLYDLSNEYQFPQIESFLETLASLRENDDVTVKTMSELNDDIRVRHVSPSKPATNPKGEDEQKGETNRVAGQRQGVDQRV; via the coding sequence ATGGCCGCGACAGTCACGATCAGCATCGAGATCGAGCTGGGTTGGGGAGTCCACGACCTGCAGCGGTACGACCACCTGAGCGAGCGGGGACGAGAGGAACGGCGGTACCTGCGGAAGTTGCTGGACGCCTGCGACGCGCATCGGATCCCCGTCTCCTTCGACGTCGTCGGCCACCTTTTCCTCGAGGAGTGCGCCGGATCGCACCCGGGACCGTACGACGACGGTTGGTTCGAAGCGGATCCCGGGACCGACAGTGAGACGGATCCACTGTTTTACGCGCCCGACATGATCGACGAGATCGCTGCCCGGCGGACTGACCACGAGCTGTGCACGCACACGTTTTCGCACGTGCTGTGCGGCGAAGCAGATGAGGACACGCAGCGGAGGGATATCGAATACTCCCAGCACCTCCACGAGAGCGAGGCGAACGGACGGACCACGTCTCTCGTACCGCCGCGCCACTACGAGCCCTCGTCCGACGTTCTGCGCGAACAAGGCATCGGAATCATCCGCGTTCCGACCGACGAGAGTGCCGCCACCGGTATCAGTCGATTTCGAGAACTGTTGCTCGGTCCCCCGCACGTCGGGGAACCACAGATCGAAGATGGGATCGTCGAAACGTACTGCGCCTCGCAGCCGACGCTCACCGCCGCGTCGTTACCGTCCGGTCAGCGAGCGACACATCTAGCCTTTCGGTGGCTTCCCGTTCGCGTTCGTCGTCGGCTCCACGAGCGGTATCTCCGCACGGCGGTTGACGCCGCGATCGACGACGGCTCGTCGCTGCACGTCTGGTGTCACCTGTACGATCTCAGCAACGAGTACCAGTTCCCGCAGATCGAATCGTTTCTGGAGACGCTCGCATCGCTCAGAGAGAACGACGACGTTACTGTCAAGACGATGTCGGAGCTGAACGACGACATCAGAGTCCGTCACGTGTCCCCGTCGAAGCCGGCGACGAATCCGAAAGGAGAGGACGAACAGAAAGGCGAGACGAATCGGGTAGCAGGCCAGCGACAGGGGGTAGATCAGCGAGTCTGA
- a CDS encoding RNA 2'-phosphotransferase, which translates to MTEVRECDAHGYVVGDSCPICSDAGTVVLGSDRRTRLSKFLSGALRHFPGDAGLELDDQGWTPYDALVDAAVGKYDWARPEHVAAVIATDPKGRFERDVDRVRAAYGHSVDVDLDAEATPVPDELYHGTAPDNLASIRAEGLRPMSRQKVHLSGSIAEAREVGRRHAVDPAVLAIDAAAMREDGLRVVKRGRETYTTDRVPPEYLRELGE; encoded by the coding sequence ATGACAGAAGTTCGCGAGTGCGACGCCCACGGCTACGTCGTCGGCGACTCCTGCCCGATCTGCTCGGACGCTGGCACCGTCGTCCTGGGGAGCGACCGCCGAACCCGGCTATCGAAGTTTCTCAGCGGCGCGCTGCGGCACTTCCCCGGCGACGCCGGACTCGAGCTCGACGATCAGGGATGGACGCCGTACGACGCGCTCGTCGACGCCGCCGTCGGGAAGTACGACTGGGCGCGCCCCGAGCACGTCGCCGCGGTGATCGCCACCGACCCGAAGGGTCGGTTCGAGCGGGACGTCGATCGCGTCCGCGCCGCCTACGGCCACTCCGTCGACGTCGACCTGGACGCCGAGGCGACGCCGGTCCCCGACGAGCTCTACCACGGCACCGCGCCCGACAACCTGGCGTCGATCCGCGCGGAGGGACTGCGACCGATGAGTCGCCAGAAGGTCCACCTCTCGGGATCGATCGCGGAAGCTCGGGAGGTCGGACGCCGTCACGCCGTCGATCCCGCGGTGCTCGCGATCGACGCCGCCGCGATGCGGGAGGATGGCCTGCGAGTCGTCAAGCGCGGCCGGGAGACGTACACGACCGATCGCGTGCCGCCGGAGTATCTGCGGGAGCTCGGGGAATAG